TTATAGATGAGATACTTTCTGAAATACCACAAGAAGCTCCATGTTTCGCTTTTCTTGATCCAGAGGGATTTGAATTGGATTGGTTAACAATACAAAAGATTGCTAACTATAAGTTAGGAAGAAAGATCGAATTATTTATTTTATTTCCTTATAATATGGCATTTGCTCGAGTTCTCTACTATAACAGAAAAAGATTCGAAAAAGAAAATATCAAATTATTATTGAGCAAAAAATTCCCTGACAATAGCTGGATAGACGTATATGAAGAAAGAGTTAAAGGTAGACTTAGACCACTTGAAGTTAGAATGCGTTTACTTAAAATTTTCACAAATGGGTTAAAGAGGCTTGAATATAAATTTGTTGATAATAGATTAATTAAAAGCACTAAGGGACGGCCGTTATATTATATGATTTTTGCAACAGATCATCCTATAGGAGCAAAGATTATGAAGCATGTTCTGAAGAAAGATTGGATTGGCGGTCAAATTTCTTTTTTTGATAAGTTAAATTGAAAGAAATTTTATGCCCATAGCAAAAA
This portion of the Candidatus Zixiibacteriota bacterium genome encodes:
- the tcmP gene encoding three-Cys-motif partner protein TcmP — its product is MARISKPHTEEKLKLLRKYLDGYVIATTRAKERYYIDALAGDGQCEIRISGSSKSRIIDGSPLIVMKTDPAFTKCFFIEIDKDKVEALSKLLKDFPENRYKIKEGDCNSVIDEILSEIPQEAPCFAFLDPEGFELDWLTIQKIANYKLGRKIELFILFPYNMAFARVLYYNRKRFEKENIKLLLSKKFPDNSWIDVYEERVKGRLRPLEVRMRLLKIFTNGLKRLEYKFVDNRLIKSTKGRPLYYMIFATDHPIGAKIMKHVLKKDWIGGQISFFDKLN